In one Blastococcus sp. Marseille-P5729 genomic region, the following are encoded:
- a CDS encoding acyl-CoA dehydrogenase, producing the protein MAHFKPNMRDIEFNLFEVLGTDQNLGTGAFEELDLDTAKDFLAQTLKMTTSDAFCESFADADRTPPVYDPSDFTVEIPESFKKSFQMLMDSGGHFLDMNAEMGGTPAPRTLWWAISELILGANPAAYMYAAGPAFANILYGIGTDEQQRWAKLFIDNLWGATMVLTEPDAGSDVGAGTAKAFQNEDGTWRIEGVKRFITSAEHDMTENIIHYVLARPEGVDGAGGPGTKGLSLFIVPKFHFDPETGELGERNGAFVTNVEKKMGIKVSTTCELTFGQHGTPAIGYLVGNVHAGIKQMFHIIEYARMFVGTKAMATLSTAYGNALEYAKTRKQGADLAQQLDKSAPRVEIINHPDVKRSLMTQKAYAEGLRALVLYTASIQEQVQIAAHAGDAEQVDKLERVNDLLLPLVKGCGSERAYTLIGTESLQTFGGSGYLQDYPIEQYVRDSKIDTLYEGTTAIQGMDFFFRKVVRDQGQSLAYVAEQIKQLAETDEIADALKDVQKNVHQALTDVEGMLGTITNFLMSAQEDITNIYKVGQNTSRLLLAVGDLAIGWLLLRHAVVAQAAIDAGASGADLSFYQGKVASARFFAAQVLPRLAAEKAVLEATDNSLMEVPVEAF; encoded by the coding sequence GTGGCTCATTTCAAGCCGAACATGCGCGACATCGAGTTCAACCTCTTCGAGGTCCTCGGTACCGACCAGAACCTCGGCACCGGCGCCTTCGAAGAGCTCGATCTCGACACCGCGAAGGACTTCCTCGCCCAAACGCTGAAGATGACGACGTCGGATGCCTTCTGCGAGTCCTTCGCGGACGCCGACCGCACCCCGCCGGTCTACGACCCCAGCGACTTCACGGTCGAGATCCCCGAGAGTTTCAAGAAGTCTTTCCAGATGCTGATGGACTCCGGCGGCCACTTCCTCGACATGAACGCCGAAATGGGCGGCACCCCCGCGCCGCGCACCCTCTGGTGGGCGATCTCGGAGCTGATCCTCGGCGCCAACCCGGCGGCATACATGTACGCCGCGGGCCCCGCCTTCGCCAACATCCTCTACGGCATCGGCACCGATGAGCAGCAGCGGTGGGCCAAGCTGTTCATCGACAACCTGTGGGGCGCCACGATGGTGCTGACCGAGCCGGACGCCGGTTCGGACGTCGGCGCCGGCACCGCCAAGGCCTTCCAGAACGAGGACGGCACGTGGCGGATCGAGGGCGTGAAGCGCTTCATCACCTCGGCCGAGCACGACATGACCGAGAACATCATCCACTACGTGCTGGCCCGCCCCGAGGGCGTCGACGGTGCGGGCGGACCGGGCACCAAGGGCCTGTCGCTGTTCATCGTGCCCAAGTTCCACTTCGACCCCGAGACCGGCGAGCTCGGCGAGCGCAACGGCGCGTTCGTCACGAACGTAGAGAAGAAGATGGGCATCAAGGTCTCCACGACCTGCGAGCTGACCTTCGGCCAGCACGGCACCCCAGCGATCGGCTACCTGGTCGGCAATGTCCACGCGGGCATCAAGCAGATGTTCCACATCATCGAGTACGCCCGGATGTTCGTCGGCACCAAGGCGATGGCCACCCTGTCGACGGCGTACGGCAACGCCCTCGAGTACGCGAAGACCCGCAAGCAGGGCGCAGACCTCGCGCAGCAGCTCGACAAGTCCGCACCGCGCGTCGAGATCATCAACCACCCCGACGTCAAGCGCTCGCTGATGACCCAGAAGGCGTACGCCGAGGGGTTGCGCGCGCTGGTCCTCTACACCGCGAGCATCCAGGAGCAGGTCCAGATCGCCGCCCACGCCGGCGACGCCGAGCAGGTCGACAAGCTTGAGCGCGTCAATGACCTGCTTCTCCCACTGGTGAAGGGCTGCGGCTCGGAGCGCGCCTACACCCTCATCGGCACCGAGTCGCTGCAGACCTTCGGTGGCTCGGGCTACCTGCAGGACTACCCGATCGAGCAGTACGTGCGCGACTCCAAGATCGACACCCTCTACGAAGGCACGACCGCGATCCAGGGGATGGACTTCTTCTTCCGCAAGGTCGTACGTGACCAGGGACAGTCGCTGGCGTACGTCGCCGAGCAGATCAAGCAGCTGGCCGAGACCGACGAGATCGCGGACGCGCTCAAGGACGTGCAGAAGAACGTGCACCAGGCGCTCACGGACGTCGAGGGCATGCTCGGCACGATCACGAACTTCCTAATGAGCGCGCAGGAAGACATCACCAACATCTACAAGGTCGGGCAGAACACCTCACGGCTGCTGCTCGCCGTCGGCGATCTGGCGATCGGGTGGCTGCTGCTGCGGCACGCCGTCGTCGCCCAGGCCGCGATCGACGCCGGGGCGAGCGGTGCCGACCTCAGCTTCTATCAGGGAAAGGTCGCCTCGGCCCGGTTCTTCGCCGCGCAGGTACTCCCCCGGCTTGCTGCGGAGAAGGCAGTGCTCGAGGCAACCGACAACTCCCTGATGGAGGTTCCGGTGGAGGCCTTCTAG
- a CDS encoding CoA-binding protein codes for MAERTWVGPTAAERLRYLGEARSIAIVGASSKPSRASYFVATYLLSSAPYDLYFVNPVEKQILGHPVYPSLAELPETVDIVDVFRKDADLPGVAEETIEHGARTLWIQLGLWNEQAARTAEGAGLNVVMDRCLKIEHARFHGGLHLAGFDTGVISAKRQVVAPRH; via the coding sequence ATGGCTGAGCGCACCTGGGTAGGTCCCACCGCCGCCGAGCGACTGCGCTACCTCGGCGAGGCCCGCAGCATCGCGATCGTCGGCGCGTCGTCGAAGCCATCCCGCGCGTCGTACTTCGTCGCCACCTACCTGCTGTCGTCGGCGCCGTATGACCTCTACTTCGTGAACCCGGTGGAGAAGCAGATCCTGGGGCACCCGGTCTACCCCTCCCTGGCCGAGCTACCGGAGACCGTCGACATCGTCGACGTCTTCCGGAAGGACGCCGACCTCCCCGGCGTCGCGGAGGAGACGATCGAGCACGGCGCGAGGACCCTCTGGATCCAGCTCGGCCTCTGGAACGAACAGGCCGCCCGCACCGCCGAGGGTGCCGGGCTGAACGTCGTCATGGACCGCTGCCTAAAGATCGAGCATGCACGCTTCCACGGCGGGCTACACCTCGCCGGCTTCGACACCGGCGTGATCAGCGCCAAGCGGCAGGTCGTCGCGCCTCGCCACTGA
- a CDS encoding nitronate monooxygenase family protein — protein MTFDLSALTQPIVGAPMAGASTPELVAATNAAGGLGFLAAGYRTAEQMHEQIVRTRELTDRPFGINLFSPQHQRSADQADEIAAYAEVLAPFAEQVGAAVGKPEFNDDDFEAKIDILVDDPIELVTFTFGAIPADVIQRLQRSGSTVGFTVTSADEARRAEDLGAQLLIAQGANAGGHRGTWSMTVEPNTLPAATVIERVRRVTPLPLIGAGGVGSGADVQELLDAGADAVAVGTLLVASHESASPEAYKDALTSGRYTETMLTRAFSGRFAQGLANELMRAGDPEAPNAYPDVHYMTAPIRAAGGKSGDASVLALWAGAGYQSATRRPAQQIIDELVAGLT, from the coding sequence ATGACCTTTGACCTCAGCGCGTTGACGCAGCCGATCGTCGGCGCCCCCATGGCCGGCGCATCCACCCCAGAGCTGGTGGCCGCGACCAATGCGGCCGGCGGCCTCGGCTTCCTCGCGGCCGGATACCGGACGGCCGAGCAGATGCACGAGCAGATCGTGCGTACGCGTGAGCTGACCGACCGACCCTTCGGCATCAACCTCTTCTCGCCGCAACATCAGCGCAGTGCCGACCAGGCTGACGAGATCGCGGCGTACGCCGAGGTTCTCGCTCCGTTCGCCGAGCAGGTCGGCGCCGCCGTCGGCAAGCCGGAGTTCAACGACGACGACTTCGAGGCCAAGATCGACATCCTGGTCGACGACCCGATCGAGCTGGTGACCTTCACCTTCGGGGCGATCCCGGCCGATGTCATCCAACGACTGCAGCGCTCGGGCTCGACCGTCGGCTTCACCGTCACCAGCGCCGACGAGGCGCGTCGCGCGGAGGACCTCGGCGCCCAGCTGCTGATCGCTCAGGGCGCCAACGCGGGCGGTCACCGCGGCACCTGGAGCATGACGGTCGAGCCCAACACGTTACCCGCCGCGACCGTGATCGAACGGGTCCGCCGGGTGACCCCGCTGCCGCTCATCGGCGCAGGCGGCGTGGGCAGCGGCGCCGACGTCCAGGAGCTACTCGATGCCGGCGCGGACGCCGTCGCGGTCGGGACCTTGCTGGTCGCCTCCCACGAGAGCGCCTCCCCGGAGGCCTACAAGGACGCGCTCACCTCCGGCCGCTATACCGAGACGATGCTCACGCGCGCCTTCTCCGGACGGTTCGCTCAAGGCCTGGCCAACGAGCTGATGCGAGCGGGGGATCCGGAGGCTCCGAACGCCTACCCCGACGTCCACTACATGACCGCCCCGATCCGCGCGGCCGGTGGCAAGTCCGGGGACGCCTCGGTGCTCGCGCTGTGGGCAGGTGCGGGCTATCAATCCGCGACCCGTCGTCCCGCACAGCAGATCATCGACGAGCTGGTCGCCGGCCTCACCTAG
- a CDS encoding AMP-binding protein, producing MTSARQSYELPAPVAEGAQGEPIRNLADILRQRRGISDDVVALKGSDFSETYRELDTRSSQLAHALRADGIEPGDRIAIFSANNQYFMEIVFAAAKIGAIAAPINTRLSEKEVLALMGTCEPKVLFVGEAEKAAAPAQDAVPGLARLLDAQSYEEYIAGQPTDDPGYEATPDEVAVLLFSSGTTGLPKGIQLTGRNFSTNLADKIPGDDYDGPRVAMAPVPFFHVTGLTSALGSMNKGSTLILRLPTGIADLMSLLIDEKVTHAVGVPTIIQMLTQLPEAKDADWSHLKQFGYGGAPMPLPVIYAAHEVLGCELVQGYGLTETCAAVTALWPDDHRPKPGRERQVGSVGKALPGVEIKIVDPATKQEVPVGERGEVYVRGSRVTPGYWNRPEEDAKAFSEDGWFATGDGGSLDEEGYLYLHDRIKDMIVTGAENVYPAEVESTLSGHPGIAEVAVIGVPSEKWGESPYAVAVRRPGAQVTAEEIIDWSREQIAHYKCPVGVTFVDVLPRNPNGKLLKRVLREQFSDLAAPV from the coding sequence ATGACCTCTGCCCGTCAGTCCTACGAGCTTCCCGCGCCAGTCGCCGAAGGCGCCCAGGGCGAGCCGATCCGCAATCTCGCTGACATCCTTCGTCAGCGCCGCGGGATCTCCGACGATGTCGTCGCTCTGAAGGGCAGCGACTTCTCCGAGACCTACCGCGAGCTCGACACCCGCTCCAGCCAGCTCGCGCACGCCCTCAGGGCCGACGGCATCGAGCCCGGCGACCGGATCGCGATCTTCAGCGCGAACAACCAGTACTTCATGGAGATCGTCTTCGCGGCCGCGAAGATCGGCGCGATCGCCGCTCCGATCAACACCCGGCTGTCGGAGAAGGAGGTGCTCGCCCTGATGGGCACCTGCGAGCCGAAGGTGCTGTTCGTGGGCGAGGCAGAGAAGGCTGCGGCGCCCGCTCAGGACGCCGTCCCCGGGCTCGCCCGGCTCCTGGATGCCCAGTCATACGAGGAGTACATCGCCGGGCAGCCGACGGACGACCCCGGGTACGAGGCGACCCCCGACGAGGTGGCCGTCCTGCTGTTCTCGAGCGGGACGACGGGCCTGCCGAAGGGCATCCAGCTCACCGGCCGCAACTTCAGCACGAATCTCGCCGACAAGATCCCCGGGGACGACTACGACGGCCCGCGGGTCGCGATGGCGCCGGTCCCGTTCTTCCACGTCACCGGCCTCACGAGCGCACTGGGTTCGATGAACAAGGGCTCCACCCTCATCCTCCGGCTGCCTACGGGGATCGCCGACCTGATGAGCCTGCTCATCGATGAGAAGGTCACCCACGCGGTCGGCGTCCCGACGATCATCCAGATGCTCACCCAGCTCCCCGAGGCCAAGGACGCCGACTGGTCCCATCTCAAGCAGTTCGGGTACGGAGGCGCACCGATGCCACTGCCGGTGATCTATGCCGCCCACGAGGTCCTCGGGTGCGAGCTGGTACAGGGTTACGGGCTCACCGAGACGTGCGCGGCCGTCACCGCGCTCTGGCCCGACGACCACCGGCCCAAGCCGGGCCGTGAGCGCCAGGTCGGGTCGGTCGGGAAGGCGCTACCGGGGGTGGAGATCAAGATCGTCGATCCCGCGACGAAGCAGGAGGTGCCGGTCGGCGAGCGCGGCGAGGTGTACGTCCGCGGGTCGCGGGTCACCCCCGGCTACTGGAACCGGCCGGAGGAGGATGCGAAGGCCTTCAGCGAGGACGGTTGGTTCGCGACCGGGGACGGCGGCTCGCTGGACGAGGAGGGCTATCTCTATCTGCACGACCGGATCAAGGACATGATCGTCACGGGAGCGGAGAACGTGTACCCGGCCGAGGTCGAGAGCACACTCTCCGGGCACCCCGGCATCGCCGAGGTCGCGGTGATCGGCGTCCCGTCCGAGAAGTGGGGCGAGTCGCCGTACGCCGTGGCCGTGCGCCGACCGGGTGCGCAGGTGACAGCGGAGGAGATCATCGACTGGAGCCGTGAGCAGATCGCGCACTACAAGTGCCCGGTCGGCGTCACCTTCGTGGACGTCCTGCCCCGCAACCCGAACGGCAAGCTGCTCAAGCGCGTTCTGCGCGAGCAGTTCAGCGACCTGGCTGCGCCCGTCTGA